TTAACCATGCTGGGCTGAGCTGTGACTGGTGCTTGAGCCTAGGAAACACGGTCCCTCTGAGTCCTTCTCTAGGTGGATGGCTGGAGTTGCCCTGGGCCTAGGGTGCCAAGAATCTGTTCTGTATCCTCTCCCTCAGATCCacgaaaaagaggaagaggaggaggagttcACAGAGAGGAGTGAGCATGACTCTGGTATCAACGAGGAGCCCCTGCTCACTGCTGATCAGGTATGAGCTGCCCTCGTAAgatctggggtgggggggaacttAGCTGCCCTTGCGAGATCTGGGGACTTGACTTCCTTTGGCAGAGACAGAGTTTAAGAGACCATCatgtgaggttggagagatagcatggaggtggtgtgtttgccttgcatgcagaaggatgatggttcgaatcccagcatcccatatggtcccccgagcctgccaggagtgatttctgagtgtaaagtcaggagtaacccctgagtgctgttgggtgtaacccaaaaacaaacaaacaaacaaacaaaaagacaatcaTGCAAAGAACAGAAATGCATGTATGGGCAGTGCTGATGGTGTAGAGTGTATTTAATAAGGAAGAACATGTCTCTTTGTGCCTCAGTTTACCACTGGCCATCAGCAGGGATCTGATCCCTGACTCTGGGTTACGTGAGCTCTATTTGGCTCTATTTGCCCGTGGCTGCCTTCCCTTCTGCTTTTGATTGTTCCTGCTATGTCTCTTCCTGCCACTCATGTCCTTCGGTGCAGACACAGAGACAAGAGGCTCACCTaccagattttcttttcttttcgtttttttcttttttttttttggccacacccggcggtgctcaggggttactcctggctgtctgctcagaaatagctcctggcaggcacgggggaccatatgggacaccgggatacgaaccaaccacctttggtcctggatcggctgattgcaaggcaaacgccgttgtgctatctctccgggccccacctgcCAGATTTTCTAAGACAAGAGGTGACAGATGAGGTTCCTAGAGATGGAGGAATTCCTCCTGCTTAATACAAGATTTAAGTTTCTGAGTCTTCTAGAAGGAGTCTGAGAGACACTCGAGTCTCTTtgtaaactaaaaccaaaaaaaagagggccagagagatagtacggcaAGGCAgctgctggccttgcatgcagctgatgcaagttcaatccatggcattctGTATTATCCCTTGGGGACTCCAGGAGGGGACCTTGAATGCAGATTCAGGATAAGTTCTGACACAGTTGTGTGtggtgtaaaaacaaaaacaaccttttCTCCCCTTGGGGAAAATAATCGAAATAGAAGTTTTTCTGGGgtcggacagatagcatggaggtaaggcatttgccttgcatgcagaaggacagtggtttaaatcccagcatcccatgtggtcccccaagccttccaggagcaatatctgagtgtagagccaggagtaacccctgagcgctgctgggtgtgaccccccccaaaataaaagtttttctgaAAAAAGAGGTTTTAGAACCATAAGATTGGCTTCACTTCAAAAACCTCAGTGTACTGGCATGCATATGGAGTTCAGCAAATGTGAAGAAATTGGATGGGGGAGGTATGGCTCAAAGTGGGAGCACATCTCTGGAAGTGGGAGTCCCTGGTTTCATCAACGAAAAGAACAGACATTGAGTGAGCCATCCTCCATGGAATCCCTCCTGTGGCGCCTCTTCTTGCCTGTCTCCCTTTCCTGCCCATAGTATGAGTACAGAAGTGCCTGCCATCTTCCTTCCCTGCCCACAGCTCATGTACAGACATGCCCACTCGTGTTCCTTTCAGCTGCCGAAGGCAGGTGCCCACTCCGTGCATGGTCTAGCTGGGAACTGGTTCTGTTTGCCCTTCTCCAGACCCGCCTGGCCTTTCAggattttgttatatttattttctcttgttgCTGGGCAGCATTCACTGCTGTCTAGGTGAATTCTGGAGAAACAACCCTTTTTCTCTAGTCAAAAGGCTCCCTGAGTGAGCAGTGCTGGGAGACTTGGCTTCCGTCTGAACTTTGCATCTTGAGGATGAATGGGCAGAGGCTGGGCGGAGTCACTGTCTCCCACTTAGCTGTAAAGTGCTTGGCAAATCGAAGCAAATATTCCCTTGTAGGGAGCTCTGCTACATTTCCTGCAAGAGCCATTTATTTCCAATAAAGCGCTTTTCACGCAAATGGTGTTCTTGGAAGAGGCTTTGCTTCGAGAAAGTATTTGCAATCTTTTGATCCGATCTATTTTGATTACTCCTCAATATTAATTGAGATAAATAAGGCGGCTTTcagaatttatttgtttggggccacccctggcatgTGGTGCTGGTGGCGGAACTTGGGGTTGCAGGGATGCAGCTCGAGGCCCTGACTAAGGGGTGTTCCCAGGGCAGGCTGGAAGTTTCCTTCCCTGCAGAGCTGAGAACAGAGCATTTCCTGTGGCCTTTCCTCAGGTGATCGAGGAGATTGAAGAGATGATGCAGAACTCCCCAGAccctgaggaggaagaggaaggcctTGAGGATGAAGATGGAGGAGAAACCTCCTCCCAGGCTGACTCAGTCCTCCTGCAGGAGATGCAGGCCCTGACACAGACCTTCAACAACAACTGGTCCTACGAAGGTGAGGCCTGAGGGCAGGGGAGCGCCAGGCCACCCCACCTGATGCTGCCTGCAGGCCTCACACATCCGCCAGTCACTGCCCCAAACAAGCCAGGACTGAGGGCCGAGAGAGGAGGCAGCGTTGGGAGGAAAGAGAAGCAGGCAGTTTGAGGGGGGGGAAATGGGcacttgggaaaaaataaaacactaaccAAAGAACAAGACTAGAGCAGGAGACACAGAGAAATCTGAACCTGCTATTCTGGGGTCACTGCTACTGTGAAGTCACTAGAAATAACTGACAAAGGTCATAGGGTGACAGCTCCTGTGATTCAGAGCTTGTTCATGGTGCCAGACCTTGTTCCAAGACCCTCCTTCCATGCATTGCTTCTTTTTGTGTCACCACTGACCCCAAAAGGGAGCCTTCCCAGGCCAGAGTAACTCCCAAATgaccctaattctttttttttttttttttttttttttttggtctttggcgatgtcactcctggctctacgctcataaatcgctcctggcaggctcggggaccatatgggatgccgggtttgaaccaccgtccttctgcatgcaaagcaaatgccttacctccatgctatctctttggccccaagaccCTAATTCTTGTGGAAATAGAATTCAAGCCAGAATCTTTGTCCAGAAAACCTCTCcaggaagcagaggagaaagatggTTTAGTGCTTCTTCAATAATAAAACCATTTTTCTCCTCTGCTTCCTGGAGAGGAAGTCTTCCAGGGGCTTGCACAGCTGGAGAGCAGCTTGGACCCCTCATagctccagtctttttttttttttttttttggtttttgggccacacccagtggtgctcaggggtgactcctggctgtctgctcagaaatagctcctggcaggcacgggagaccatatgggacaccaggattcgaaccaaccacctttggtcctggattggctactttcaaggcaaacgcctctatgctatctctccgggccctaggtacTCAGTCTTATGCATTGACTAAGTGAATTTTGTGGTTCAGAGTCTCTCGGCCAGGGAGTCTCAGCTACTTAGCTTTGTTCAAAGAGGAAAACAGCAAACATCAAGCAAAGCTAACAGGTGAAGACACCCTGGCCAATGGGGAAATAGTCTGGAATTTTGGTGCAGACTTAATTAGCTACTAAAATCATCTCCTTGATTGGAAAGGCAGGAAAGgagcttcttttgtttttattttgggaccacacccctcgatgcttagaggttattcctggctctgagctcatgagaccatataggatgccaaggatagaacccaggtccatccctacCTTACCTAGGGTAAGGCAAATACTTACCAtcttaatatctctctggcccccacatataGCCACTTTCACGTCTGCATTTGCCCTgggcctccttccctccctccagagCCACCCAGTGCTCAGGCCATATCTGGGCAAACTGTGGGCTTTCTCCTGCCAGGTGTGCTGTGGGTTTTCTGCACAGGATGGGGACACAGAAGCCAGGGTGCTCTCTCCTGTCAGGGCACCTGAGGAGGCCTGGGCTCAGCCCCGCTCTCCCTCCTCCTTTGCCCACAGGCCCACAGGCCCTCATCCTCTCCTGATCCTCAACTCACTTCCTGGAGGAATGATACAAAGATGAGGGAGAATAGGCAGGAAGGGCTGAGAAAAGCCCCTGTGCCTGAGaccagagataggacagcagggagggcacttgccttgcatgaagctgacctcgttccttctccagcacctcatatagtaaCCCCGaacattgctgtgtgtggccccccaagtCAGTGTCCCATAGAGCTGGAACAAGTAACACCAGGAATGGTCCAGGGCCCTCCACACTGCTTGGGAGACCCCCAAGCAATCAACCGAACTGGCCAGCCAGTGAGATCTTTAGCCAAAGACCAATTGGTGTctgttgggtcccatttactcttttattggttatttgtgtatcctcaaagagatCCCAGAATGAGgaattgattcccatccctttATCCCCttgtggggggagatcttggtaatatttatccgcagccaatactccacacagacaggagggttaaggggtaaaaggttgggtgaagagagtcctttgtcagcctactaccagctccaaaaaacacctggagccagccagcaaactctccaaaagaccctgaacacctcgctcccaaactatttattccgctctcaacagcgcccccacctggaaggtcaaggtgggacaacaggcaaagaataatctatggaaatgttttcatatacaacaggtcGGGCAAAGGGAAGTGGGAAAAAGAGGCTGCTGAGTCTGACAATGACAGAGCCGTGGCCAAGGCTGGAGCTGATTGAGTGGGGACCGTGAAGCTGCAGAATCATGTGATGCTTAAAAAGATGCATCAAACATTAGAGCTGGGTGCAGGTGGCTGCAACAAAAACAATTGCTGCTTTATGGAAAAGAaagttctgggccagagagatggtacagagagtaggatgcttgtcttgcacacggcatCCAAGGGATCCACTAggtgtgattaaaaaacaaagcaaacaaatttaaaaagaaaactaataaaaaagaaagttctttgtttttgttttggggccacacccggtggcactcagggattgctcctggcaggctcaggggactatatgggatgccggggatggaatcttggtccatcctgggtctgctgtatgcaaggcaaatgccctaccattgtgttattgctctggccctagaaaaGAAAGttctgaggccagagcgataacattgcgggtagtgtgtttgtcttgtacgtgaccgacctggattcgatccatagcatcccatatgttcccccagcatgccaggactaattctgagagcagagccaggagtaacccctgagcaccacccaaacaaaacaaaaataaaagttcggggcagccagagagatagcagtggttgggcatttgccttgtaagcagtcgatccaggatggatggtggttcaaatcgtggcatcccatatggtcccccgcttttgccaggagcgatttttgagtgcatagccaggagtaaccctgagcacagctgggtgtgacaaaaacaaaatcccccaaaacccaaaaagttcTAGGAAGTGGGAAAAGATGCCTACTTGTCCAAAAGCTTCCTTGAAGTGTGTTTCCTCTTCCTCCATTCTCACCGTGTCCCCAGGGGCATGTTCCCCAAATTGCAAAGTCCCTCCTGGACCTGCAGCTGTAGAAAACCAAGAGCCGCATGGTGTCTTGTTTCTGTAGGACTGAGGCACCTGTCAGGCCCGGAGCTGGCGGAGCTGCTGGCGCAGGTAGAAGGCGCCATCCGTGACTTCTCAGAGGAGCTGGTGCAGCAGCTGGCCAGACGGGATGAGCTGGAGTTCGAGAAGGAGGTGAAGAACTCCTTCATCACAGTGCTCCTCGAGGTTCAGGACAAGCAGAAGGAGCAGCGCGAGCTGATGAAGAGGAGGCGGAAAGAGAAAGGACTCAGTCTGCAGAGCGGCCGGATAGACCGAGGCAGCCAGATGCCCCTTAAGGTGCGGGGCAGCGTGAGTGGGTGCCTAGCAGAATGGGGAGGGCAAGATCTCTGTAGGGGGTCACACAGGTCTCGGGCAGTTGACACAGGAGTCCTTGAGGGAGGCCCTTGTACAATGGGGTGAAGGCAGGGGGAGACCTTGCATTGGAGACCCACTCCcaggctttttgtttatttggtttggtttggtttggtttgggggccacacctggcagtgctcagggcttactcctggctctgcactcaggaatcatgcctgataCCTgagcctcctggcaggctcggaggaccatgtaggatgccagggatcgaacccgactcacccgtgtgcaaggcgaatgcccttcCTGTCCCCTCTGCTAGTGCTTTGGTCCAGAGACCCACACCCAAGCTTTCACCCTGGCCCTTAAGCACGAGCTGGGAGCTTTGACTGAAGCTGGTTCGAAGCCTCATTGTCTGGCTGGCAGGAGGCGCTTGGCCAGCCCCAGGCTTTGACTCAGCAGAAGCCTAGAGATATGTCTCCTAAATGCCTGAATCTGGGTCCAGTGAGGCCAGCGCGGGTGCATTTTGCAAAAAGCTCCTTAGATAAGGGGAAACTTTCCATCTCCCGCTGTGGGACACTTAGTACCTCCCCTAAGCTGCAGGCATTGTGTCCCCATTGTCCTGCTTTCAGCTCTGAGGAGCCCACGGGTGCAGGCTTCCTCAGAAGTGCCCGCTTTCCCCCCAAGTCTTAAGTCTGCTTGGCCATCAGGGGTGTAGGCTCAGAGCCTGGCATGTTTTGGCCCGTCTGCTTTACGGGCAGATCAAGAACCCAGTGCATGTTCCTCCCCAGCGCTTCAGCATGGAGGGTCTGTCCAGCATCCTGCAGAGTGGCATCCGCCAAACCTTCGGCTCTCCCGGAACTGACAAGCAGGTGagggtctctctctttcttccaaaCCCTCACCCATAGAGTGGGGGCTGGGAGGTACTAGACTCAGCCTAATGGATTACCCTGGG
The sequence above is a segment of the Suncus etruscus isolate mSunEtr1 chromosome 8, mSunEtr1.pri.cur, whole genome shotgun sequence genome. Coding sequences within it:
- the FEZ1 gene encoding fasciculation and elongation protein zeta-1 yields the protein MEAPLVSLDEEFEDLRPWGTEEREEKPRCFYGSSPHHLEDPSLSELENFSSEIISFKSMEDLVNEFDEKLNVCFRNYNAKTENLAPVKNQVQIQEDEDTLQDEEVWDALTDNYIPLLSEDWRDPHIEALHDNSSDTEIHEKEEEEEEFTERSEHDSGINEEPLLTADQVIEEIEEMMQNSPDPEEEEEGLEDEDGGETSSQADSVLLQEMQALTQTFNNNWSYEGLRHLSGPELAELLAQVEGAIRDFSEELVQQLARRDELEFEKEVKNSFITVLLEVQDKQKEQRELMKRRRKEKGLSLQSGRIDRGSQMPLKRFSMEGLSSILQSGIRQTFGSPGTDKQYLNTVIPYEKKASPPSVEDLQMLTNILFAMKEDNEKVPTLLTDYILKVLCPT